A window from Culex pipiens pallens isolate TS chromosome 3, TS_CPP_V2, whole genome shotgun sequence encodes these proteins:
- the LOC128093603 gene encoding allatostatin-A receptor-like: MKSTGAGVLPKFDIERGKKRVTRMVVVVVLAFAICWCPIQVILVLKSFEVYEVTHSSIITQIVAHVLAYTNSCINPVLYAFLSDNFRKAFRKVVWCGAPPSSLLRIPQGPRTGETKTTRTGNGTSNADVL, translated from the exons ATGAAGAGTACCGGGGCTGgagtgctgccaaaatttgaTATAGA ACGAGGCAAAAAGCGAGTTACGAGGATGGTTGTTGTGGTTGTTTTAGCGTTTGCTATTTGCTGGTGTCCTATTCAG GTCATTCTCGTTTTGAAATCGTTTGAAGTGTACGAGGTAACTCATAGCAGCATCATCACGCAGATAGTGGCGCATGTGCTAGCCTACACAAACTCCTGTATCAATCCCGTATTATACGCTTTTCTTTCAGATAATTTTCGGAAAGCATTCCGCAAG GTGGTATGGTGTGGAGCACCACCATCATCGTTGCTGAGAATTCCACAAGGTCCCCGAACTGGAGAAACAAAAACCACACGCACCGGAAATGGCACTTCAAATGCGGATGTTTTGTGA